The genomic DNA CTATGCTATTTAACCTGCCGCTAGTGGTAGACTCATGACTAAGCCCCCAAAACCCATAGGGGAAGAAAGTTGTATCGTTTAAAATCATACTTCTGCACGCgaagaaaatagaaagaaaTTGAAGTATTGGACCCACTCTATGTCACCTAAGACGAGCTGCTGGACGAATGGCGCCTTGCTTTACGTTTTTTGTCCTTACGCTTCTTGCAGGGTTTCTCCTTTTTGGAAgcagccgacgacgacgaggaggaggaagaggatgacgacgacgaagaacTGCGGGACGACCGGCGCTTGTGGCTGGCTCTGGTCTTTTTCTTCTGGCCAGCAGTGCCGCCAGACCCGGCAgcggctgcagcagcagcggcggcatTTACATTCGTGACCACCGTCTCCAGTATTCGCTGTGCCGCCTCTTGTGCGTTAAGCTTTTGGATCGTTTCCTTCTTGAGCTGCTTCAGCTGTGCCAAATCCATGACCGCATCAAGCGCTCGGGCTTCCTGTTCCTCTTTTTGCTTGCGAAGAagcagctgctgttgctgtttctcTCGTGCCTTGCGCTGCTGCTCCTCTATTTCCTTCTCCATGTGGCTCTTGAGCAGCAACAGTGTTTCGGCCCGTTTCAGCATCTTTTCCTTCTGCATTCGGGCCTTTTCGTCCTCCGACAGCTTCTCTTGCTTaatggctgctgctggcatCTTTGCTGCCTCTACGGCAGCTGTAGCAGCGACCACGATCGCCGTTGCGACCGAACCCGGACTCTTGTCGCGGAATTTGTCCAACTCTTTTCCATTGGCCGCTCTTTCCCGAGCATTGTCGTTTGCCTCCGGACGGGAAGCTGAGCGACGTTTGGCCGGTGTGATGGATCGATTGCGCCTCGAACGCTCATCCCGTTCCGGGGAACTACCCGACGAACTATGGTCCTTACGATGACGCCTATATTCAGGCGTTCTAGAACGCGAATGACTCTCGGAACGATCTTTGCGCGAGCGACGCGATGAGCCACCATCGTGACTGCGTGACCGGCGCGACCGATCGCGATCGTAGCGATCATTATTACCACCACCAAAGCGTCCACGAGGCCGTGAGTAGTAGGATCCACCAACGTTATTCCCACCGCCATATCGCCGGTTTCCaacttgttgctgttggctcCCGTAGCGATTATAGTGAGGACCACCCGGGAACCCAAATGGTTGCCGGTTACGATTCCctgctcctccaccaccacgatAGTTACCTGCCGGTGAACGACCGCGATAACCATCACCTCGGCGACGATCACGCGAGCGACTGCGCGAACGATCGCGTCTTCGCTCATCGACCGGCTTGCGACGTTCGTCCGGTTTGCTCGACTCGTTCGACTTCTTTTTCGGTTCCACACCGAGCGCTTTGGCTAGTGTGTCACTCTTCTTAAGCGTCGCTTCGTCTGGTTCGGTATCGGACGTTCCAGCCGGATGATGCTCATAATCCAGCGCGTTCATATCGATCGAACCGTTAGATTTGCCACGCACCGGTGCTGCCTGTTCCTTGACAGAGTCCGGTGCAGCGCGTTTGGAGCTTGCCTCCACTTCGGACGATTCGCTGGTGGATTTTTCACGCGGGCCAGACTGTTCCTGGTTGAGCTCGAAGAAAGACTTCTTTGAAACACCTTTGGCAAGCTCCTCGTGACGCTTCTTACGCTCCGATTCCCTGCGCTTGATTTCGGTTTCACGCTGCCGTTTCTCATCTTCCAGCTTTTCCAGATCGGTCATCTTGATCGTGCGTTTTTGTGCGGCACGCCAATGAATTGGCGTCTGGCTGCGGGAGCGGCTACGGGATCTTGATGGCGTACGATAGCGCTTGAAGGGGAGAGAACAAGATGAGAAGGTTAGCAATGCTGTGCATCATTTGCTTCCCGTTCAGACCTACAAAGTGTCCTCGTCCCTTGATGATACGCCCGCTGCGAGACATTGGtacattcttcttctgccaACCGAACCCTCGCTGGTCTTTCGCCCGATTGTCGCGTTTGCGATCGTCGTCCTGCTGGGCGCCGGTGCGTTTGGTTGCATTATCGCTACGCATTAGGTATTTGTTAGATACCTCCGGGATTTCATCCGGATCAATTTTGGTCACTGTCGCCATCGGGTGCATCTCATCTTCTAGCTCACCTTCCTCGACTGATGCATCAGCATCGCTAAGGAGTATGAAAGGAGAAGCAAATATTAGCCAATTTGTTGCATCGATGACGCCGTAGTGTCAGAACCAAGCTTACGGGGCACGTTTTGTACGCGGGGACGAATCTTTGCcacgttttttctttttatctttCTTACGCTTTCGACTAGAATCATCGTCCGATTCATCGCTCGATGCTGCAGCTTTCTTgctctttttctcctttttgaCTGTACGTTGAAGGAGATAGCGAAGTGATTGAAATGAGAAAGGTAGTTCAACAGTTCAACCAACTACACCAGCCACGTACCTTTTATCTGCCGCACTAGTTCGCCACAGTTAGAAACCACTGCATCTTGCAGTGGACGCGAATTACGATCGACCGGTAGCTGTTCGAGTTGTCGTACTAAATCCTGGCCGGATACAACATGACCAAATACAACGTGTACActggtggaaggaaaaaagagggAAGAAATGGATTGAGTTTGATCGCAGAGAGGATTTGAGCCGGATCGCACGAACGGAAGGACTTACTTGTCAAGATGTGGTGCAGGTTGCGTTGTACTACaatagagaaagaaaaaacacagaaagaaCAATTGATTGGCAAATGGATTGCTTGTTTGCGGGCATGGATCGGAGCAGAACATTTGCAAACATCATGGGGAAGTGTTAGCGGTCTCCGAAACTCATCATCGTGACATCGTGACATCTATGGGCGCTGGGGGCGGGAGATACACCTCGTCGTAATTGGATGCCATGCACCGCGCGTTGATTAGCGGAAAGCCCGCAGCAACCGCGAGCCTCATCGCGACAACGACACCACAATCCGAGCGACAACCTGCGCCTGCCTGCCGGCTGGTGACATTTGCAAACGTACGTGTTGCGCACGTTCGTCCAGCTTACACACTCAGTGAAGTGAAGAAGACGTGGAAGGGGACGTGTGAACTGCAACGGGTTTGTGCCGGTTGTTTTGCGCGGATGAATGCACACTACTATGCCTATCTATTCCGTacctctctcactctcattCTGTTCGCCGCCTAGACGTGTTAAGCACGGGCAGACCCAGCTGTTCCGCGAAATGTTTCCGATTGAACAGCTCGTGCCCTCTAAAGGTAACGAATACAAGGGgtacaaaagcaacaaaatgtAGATGAGTGTGCTATTCACTATCTAATTACGCATGCGCTGAAAGGAAAACTTATCAGTGAAATTTAATACGGAAGTAAACATGTTGTGAACATTTTGTATCATTGCTGCGGTACGATGTTGATAGGGGCGCACTTTAGACCAACGACAAAGTACTTACATGAAAAATTGTGAGCCATTCGTGTTTTTACCACGATTGGCCATGGAGAGCAAAAATGCTCGGTCGTGTTTCAGGGTGAAAGCTTCATCTGTAGAAGAAACGAACAAACAGGTTGCAGGCTGGAAGGATTAGACCAGGTCCGTTGCTTCCCCAGCGCACTTACCCTCAAACGTGCCACCGTAAATCGATTCGCCACCGGTTCCATTCCCGTTCGAAAAGTCTCCGGACTGGATCATAAAATCTTTCACCACACGATGGAAAATAATTCCCTAAGCGCCAAAGCCGGAAGAGAATATCGGTTAAGCATAACGTACTTCCGTGATA from Anopheles stephensi strain Indian chromosome 2, UCI_ANSTEP_V1.0, whole genome shotgun sequence includes the following:
- the LOC118504483 gene encoding peptidyl-prolyl cis-trans isomerase G, producing MTVDSDTGALAEPVAQEKIRCFFDVTLGGLPAGRIVFELFPAVAPKTCENFRALCTGECGIGQKTGKALYYKGIIFHRVVKDFMIQSGDFSNGNGTGGESIYGGTFEDEAFTLKHDRAFLLSMANRGKNTNGSQFFITTQPAPHLDNVHVVFGHVVSGQDLVRQLEQLPVDRNSRPLQDAVVSNCGELVRQIKVKKEKKSKKAAASSDESDDDSSRKRKKDKKKKRGKDSSPRTKRAPDADASVEEGELEDEMHPMATVTKIDPDEIPEVSNKYLMRSDNATKRTGAQQDDDRKRDNRAKDQRGFGWQKKNVPMSRSGRIIKGRGHFRYRTPSRSRSRSRSQTPIHWRAAQKRTIKMTDLEKLEDEKRQRETEIKRRESERKKRHEELAKGVSKKSFFELNQEQSGPREKSTSESSEVEASSKRAAPDSVKEQAAPVRGKSNGSIDMNALDYEHHPAGTSDTEPDEATLKKSDTLAKALGVEPKKKSNESSKPDERRKPVDERRRDRSRSRSRDRRRGDGYRGRSPAGNYRGGGGAGNRNRQPFGFPGGPHYNRYGSQQQQVGNRRYGGGNNVGGSYYSRPRGRFGGGNNDRYDRDRSRRSRSHDGGSSRRSRKDRSESHSRSRTPEYRRHRKDHSSSGSSPERDERSRRNRSITPAKRRSASRPEANDNARERAANGKELDKFRDKSPGSVATAIVVAATAAVEAAKMPAAAIKQEKLSEDEKARMQKEKMLKRAETLLLLKSHMEKEIEEQQRKAREKQQQQLLLRKQKEEQEARALDAVMDLAQLKQLKKETIQKLNAQEAAQRILETVVTNVNAAAAAAAAAGSGGTAGQKKKTRASHKRRSSRSSSSSSSSSSSSSSSAASKKEKPCKKRKDKKRKARRHSSSSSS